A region of Dioscorea cayenensis subsp. rotundata cultivar TDr96_F1 chromosome 5, TDr96_F1_v2_PseudoChromosome.rev07_lg8_w22 25.fasta, whole genome shotgun sequence DNA encodes the following proteins:
- the LOC120262296 gene encoding membrane-anchored ubiquitin-fold protein 3-like — MAGEGWIELKFRLFDGTDIGPNKYDASSTVASLKESILARWPQDKELAPKTINDVKLINGGKILENNRTLAESRVAVGELPGGVTTMHVVIRPPLPDKNNEKQLVNAPKQNRCVCSIL, encoded by the exons ATGGCTGGAGAGGGTTGGATTGAGCTCAAGTTCAGGCTTTTTGATGGCACCGACATCGGTCCTAACAAGTATGATGCTTCTTCAACGGTTGCGTCTCTCAAGGAATCCATACTTGCTCGGTGGCCCCAAG ATAAAGAACTTGCtccaaaaacaataaatgatgtCAAGCTGATTAATGGGGGAAAAATACTGGAGAACAATAGGACGCTTGCTGAGTCTAGAGTAGCAGTTGGTGAACTTCCAGGTGGTGTAACCACTATGCATGTGGTTATTCGGCCTCCCCTACCTGATAAAAACAATG AAAAACAATTGGTGAATGCTCCAAAGCAGAACAGATGTGTATGCAGTATACTGTGA
- the LOC120260257 gene encoding agamous-like MADS-box protein AGL104 gives MGRVKLQIKRIENNTNRQVTFSKRRNGLIKKAYELSVLCDIDIALIMFSPSGRLSHFSGHRRIEDVLARFIHLPEHDRGGVIQNRDYLSRMLKKLKCETDIATQISNSGNANPNLEELHQEITRFQHQLQISEERLRYFEPDPMSATSMSELESCEKFLTEALTRITDRKKYLLGDHLSSYDTSNTGMQMYLQPHQEDHMQATFGNEMVHWVPENATNPNQHIFVGSESLIPLRDHGMYAHQISQGTSLQMDPQMGGCHISNQSDNNLPAWHQAYTSTELLSNLIAANNPFPLLQVILSL, from the exons ATGGGAAGAGTTAAGCTTCAAATAAAAAGGATAGAAAACAACACAAACAGGCAAGTGACCTTCTCCAAACGGCGCAATGGCCTCATTAAGAAAGCCTATGAACTGTCTGTCCTCTGTGACATTGATATTGCTCTTATCATGTTCTCCCCTTCCGGCCGTCTCAGCCACTTCTCCGGCCACCGCAG GATTGAAGATGTTCTTGCTCGTTTTATTCATCTCCCTGAGCATGACCGTGGAGG GGTTATTCAAAATAGAGAT TATTTGAGCAGGATGCTGAAGAAACTCAAGTGTGAGACTGATATAGCCACACAAATTTCCAA CTCTGGGAATGCCAACCCTAATCTGGAG GAGCTTCATCAAGAGATTACTAGGTTTCAACACCAGCTTCAGATTTCTGAAGAGAGATTAAG ATATTTTGAGCCAGATCCTATGAGTGCAACATCCATGAGTGAGCTAGAATCATGTGAGAAGTTTCTCACGGAGGCATTGACAAGAATCACAGATAGAAAg AAATATTTGCTCGGCGATCATCTTTCGTCTTACGATACTTCGAACACAGGCATGCaa ATGTATTTACAACCACACCAAGAAGATCACATGCAAGCCACATTTGGGAATGAAATGGTTCACTGGGTCCCTGAGAATGCAACAAACCCTAATCAGCATATATTTGTAGGATCAGAATCTCTCATTCCTCTCAG AGATCATGGAATGTATGCCCACCAAATCTCACAAGGCACAAGCCTTCAAATGGACCCTCAAATGGGAGGGTGCCATATAAGCAACCAAAGTGACAACAACCTCCCAGCATGGCACCAAGCATACACGTCAACAGAACTCCTCTCCAACCTCATTGCAGCCAATAACCCCTTCCCTTTACTCCAAGTAATTCTAAGCCTTTAA
- the LOC120261197 gene encoding aspartic proteinase-like protein 1 has protein sequence MMVLRSSSRPSVLSVMSVLGFSSFLLLLLFVWGSESLTLSSRLVHRFSDEVAVAAVKGTEAPPPRRSLEFYEVLVKSDLARRNRRFGGSNFSMLFPSEGSETMSLGNDFGWLHYTWIDLGTPKVSFLVALDAGSDLLWVPCDCIQCAPLSGYQGSLVKDLGIYSPAESRTSKNLSCNHKLCASGPNCENPNEPCPYTIDYYSENTASSGVLVKDKLYLATATDKTAVQAEVIIGCGRNQSGGYLDGIAPDGLLGLGLGEISLPSILAKAGLVCNSFSMCFREDDSGRILFGDQGVAKQKSTPFVPLSGKYVTYIVEVESFCIGAHCLGKSGFQALVDSGSSFTFLPSDVYKSVSQEFDKQVKAPRLEQDAPPWEYCYKASLLEMPKVPSVILSFAANKSFEVTYPLFPLYSKEGGLVAVCLAVQSSGETLGTIGQNFMKGYKMVFDRENLKLGWSHSDCNDLNNSRTVPLTPPAGSHNRPENPLPSDQQLASPNGTAVSPAVAVRAPTNNSAATSNSLSPCLLLLLLVITGVSIFSIG, from the exons ATGATGGTTCTCCGTTCGAGCTCCCGGCCTTCGGTTCTGAGCGTGATGTCCGTTCTCGGTTTCTCCTCGTTTCTCTTGTTGTTGCTTTTCGTTTGGGGGTCGGAATCGTTGACGCTGTCGTCGAGGTTGGTTCATCGGTTCTCCGACGAGGTGGCGGTGGCGGCCGTGAAGGGAACAGAGGCGCCGCCACCGAGGAGGAGTTTGGAGTTCTATGAAGTTCTGGTGAAGAGTGACCTCGCCCGGCGGAACCGGCGGTTTGGTGGGTCGAACTTCTCGATGTTGTTCCCATCCGAGGGCAGCGAGACGATGTCGCTTGGGAACGATTTCGGATG GCTGCATTACACATGGATCGACTTGGGGACACCCAAAGTTTCTTTTCTTGTTGCTCTAGATGCGGGGAGTGATCTGTTGTGGGTACCATGCGATTGCATACAGTGTGCTCCTTTATCTGGATATCAGGGTAGTTTG GTTAAAGATCTTGGGATATATAGCCCTGCAGAATCAAGAACCAGCAAGAATCTTTCTTGCAACCATAAATTATGTGCTTCTGGTCCCAACTGCGAAAATCCAAATGAGCCATGCCCTTACACCATTGATTACTATTCAGAGAACACAGCCAGTTCGGGGGTGCTGGTTAAAGATAAACTGTATTTGGCCACTGCTACAGACAAAACGGCAGTCCAGGCAGAAGTGATCATAGG TTGTGGTAGGAATCAAAGTGGTGGATATTTGGATGGCATAGCTCCTGATGGTCTTCTTGGATTGGGGTTAGGAGAGATATCTCTCCCTAGCATCCTTGCAAAGGCTGGATTAGTGTGCAATTCGTTTTCAATGTGCTTTAGAGAAGATGATTCTGGGAGAATTCTATTTGGAGACCAAGGGGTTGCCAAACAAAAGTCAACTCCATTTGTTCCTTTGAGTGGAAAATA TGTCACATACATTGTTGAGGTGGAGAGCTTTTGCATTGGTGCTCACTGTCTTGGAAAGAGTGGTTTTCAAGCATTAGTCGACAGTGGATCATCATTCACATTTCTTCCTTCTGATGTTTATAAGAGTGTTAGTCAGGAG TTTGACAAACAAGTTAAGGCCCCAAGACTTGAGCAGGATGCACCTCCTTGGGAGTACTGTTACAAAGCCAG CCTACTGGAGATGCCTAAGGTACCATCTGTGATACTGTCGTTTGCCGCCAACAAGAGCTTTGAAGTCACCTACCCGCTTTTCCCGCTATATAGTAAGGAG GGAGGGCTTGTGGCAGTGTGTTTAGCTGTGCAGTCATCTGGGGAAACTCTGGGAACCATTGGGC AGAATTTCATGAAGGGATACAAAATGGTCTTTGAcagagaaaatttaaaactagGATGGTCACATTCTGATT GCAATGATCTTAACAACAGCAGGACTGTACCGCTAACTCCCCCAGCAGGGTCACACAACCGGCCTGAGAATCCCTTGCCATCTGATCAGCAGTTGGCTTCACCCAATGGTACAGCCGTTTCACCAGCTGTTGCTGTCCGGGCTCCTACCAATAACTCAGCTGCTACATCCAACTCTCTTTCGCCCTGCCTTCTCTTGTTGTTGCTTGTAATAACTGGGGTTTCCATCTTTTCTATCGGTTGA
- the LOC120261199 gene encoding heavy metal-associated isoprenylated plant protein 23-like, with product MGGTFDYFSSMFGSGHKTKMRKHLNTVELKVRMDCDGCELKIKKVLFSMKGVKSVEVDRKQQKVTVIGFVEPSRVLKKVISIGKKAEMWPYVPYNLVAHPYTVQSYDKKAPPGFVRNVEVVNASSLQVTKPEEQLTNLFSDDNPNACSVM from the exons ATGGGAGGCACCTTTGACTACTTCTCTTCCATGTTTGGCAGTGGACACAAAACCAAAATGAGGAAACATCTCAACACTGTTGAGTTGAAGGTCAGGATGGACTGTGATGGATGTGAGCTCAAAATCAAGAAGGTCCTCTTCTCCATGAAAG GAGTTAAATCAGTTGAAGTTGATAGAAAACAACAGAAGGTGACAGTAATTGGATTTGTGGAGCCAAGCAGGGTGTTGAAGAAGGTTATATCCATTGGAAAGAAGGCTGAGATGTGGCCTTATGTGCCCTATAATTTAGTGGCACATCCTTACACTGTTCAGTCTTATGACAAGAAGGCACCACCTGGTTTTGTGAGGAATGTGGAGGTTGTCAATGCATCATCACTTCAGGTCACTAAACCGGAGGAACAGTTAACTAACTTGTTTAGTGATGACAACCCTAATGCTTGTTCTGTAATGTAA
- the LOC120261198 gene encoding NADH dehydrogenase [ubiquinone] iron-sulfur protein 7, mitochondrial translates to MALLPRTARLAALSSQRLAAIPAALPYSSSTSPSPTPYARPAPPATSSPAGLSKAAEYVISKVDDLLNWARRGSIWPMTFGLACCAVEMMHTGAARYDFDRFGVIFRPSPRQSDCMIVAGTLTNKMAPALRKVYDQMPEPRWVISMGSCANGGGYYHYSYSVVRGCDRIVPVDIYVPGCPPTAEALLYGVLQLQKKINRRKDFLLWWTK, encoded by the exons ATGGCGCTCCTCCCGCGCACCGCCCGCCTCGCAGCGCTCTCCTCCCAGCGCTTGGCGGCGATCCCTGCGGCCCTCCCTTATTCATCCTCGACCTCGCCATCTCCGACGCCATACGCACGCCCAGCCCCGCCCGCCACCAGCTCCCCGGCAGGCCTCTCCAAGGCGGCGGAGTACGTGATCTCGAAGGTGGACGACCTTCTTAATTGGGCTCGCCGCGGTTCCATCTGGCCGATGACCTTCGGCCTCGCCTGCTGCGCTGTGGAGATGATGCACACCGGAGCTGCGCGGTATGATTTTGATCGATTTGGGGTTATATTCCGTCCTAGCCCTCGTCAATCGGATTGTATGATTGTTGCTGGAACTCTCACCAACAAGATGGCCCCCGCTCTGCGCAA AGTGTATGACCAAATGCCTGAACCCCGCTGGGTTATTTCCATGGGTAGTTGTGCAAACGGTGGTGGGTACTACCACTACTCATACTCTGTGGTTCGTGGTTGTGATCGGATTGTTCCAGTTGACATCTATGTCCCTGGATGTCCACCTACGGCTGAGGCATTACTCTATGGTGTTCTCCAGCTCCAGAAGAAGATTAATCGGCGCAAGGATTTCCTCCTATGGTGGACCAAGTGA